The following coding sequences are from one Vulpes vulpes isolate BD-2025 chromosome 12, VulVul3, whole genome shotgun sequence window:
- the BSND gene encoding barttin has protein sequence MADEKTFRIGFIVLGLFLLALGTFLMSHDRPQVYGTFYAMGCVMVIGGVVWSMCQCYPKITFIPADSDFQGILSPKALGLLENGLAAEMKSPEPPYVRLWEEAAYDQSLPDFSHIQMKVMGYHEDPRPLLASGPGQPQPGAGDGGEGGPRDAQAWMEATVVIHRGSDEDEGGSQPTPSRPGLQACPQGPAPLASFRDDLDMDSSEGGSPNPSPPEGEGPHPPPREPWACRCQLDRFHDFALIDAPTPEDAPPEGQRQDTALSSCRQQSQRTKEEEEKVSDMGADEPEQEEEDLYYGLPDSPGDPLPDKELGFEPDAQG, from the exons ATGGCTGACGAGAAGACCTTCCGCATCGGCTTCATCGTGCTGGGGCTCTTCCTGCTGGCCCTCGGCACGTTCCTCATGAGCCACGACCGGCCCCAGGTCTACGGCACCTTCTACGCCATGGGCTGCGTCATGGTGATCGGGGGCGTCGTCTGGAGCATGTGCCAGTGCTACCCCAAG ATCACCTTCATACCTGCTGACTCGGACTTCCAAGGCATCCTGTCCCCAAAGGCACTGGGACTCCTGGAGAATGGGCTCGCTGCGGAGATGAAGAG CCCCGAGCCCCCATACGTCAGGCTGTGGGAGGAAGCCGCCTACGACCAGAGCCTGCCTGACTTCAGCCACATCCAGATGAAGGTCATGGGCTACCATGAGGACCCTCGCCCCTTGCTGGCGTCGGGGCCGGGACAGCCGCAGCCGGGAGCCGGTGATGGAGGAGAAGGTGGCCCTCGTGATGCTCAGGCCTGGATGGAGGCCACGGTGGTCATCCACAGGGGCTCGGATGAGGATGAGGGCGGAAGCCAGCCCACTCCGAGCAGGCCTGG cctccaggcctgTCCCCAGGGCCCTGCACCGTTGGCTTCCTTCCGAGATGACCTAGACATGGACTCCAGTGAGGGCGGCAGCCCCAACCCCTCTCCAcctgagggggaggggccccatcccccacctcGGGAGCCCTGGGCCTGCAGGTGCCAGCTGGACCGCTTCCATGACTTTGCCCTGATTGACGCTCCCACACCAGAAGATGCACCTCCAGAGGGGCAGCGGCAGGATACGGCCCTGTCCAGCTGTCGACAGCAGTCCCAGAGgacaaaggaggaggaagagaaggttTCAGACATGGGAGCAGACGAGCcagagcaggaagaggaagaCTTGTACTACGGGCTGCCGGACAGCCCTGGTGACCCCCTCCCGGACAAGGAACTGGGCTTTGAGCCCGATGCCCAGGGCTGA
- the TMEM61 gene encoding transmembrane protein 61 isoform X2, with protein sequence MCDVSRAASTLRYCMTVSGTVLLVAGTLCFAWWSEGDAGTQPGQPAAPTGHPMPEAPNPLLRSVSFFCCGAGSLLLLLGLLWSIKVSTRGPPRWDPYHLSRDLYYLTVEPSEKESYRVPKVAAVPTYEEAVCCPLAAGPPTPPAQPVEEGLEDRASGDALLGAQCPPPPSYESIVGAGQGICGQTVPGPGCSCPGPAQAAVGET encoded by the exons ATGTGTGATGTGAGCCGAGCAGCCTCCACACTCCGCTACTGCATGACAGTCAGCGGCACGGTGCTTCTGGTAGCTGGGACCCTCTGCTTTGCTTGGTGGAGTGAAGGAGATGCAGGTACTCAGCCTGGCCAGCCAGCTGCACCCACTGGGCACCCCATGCCCGAGgcccccaaccccctgctcagGTCGGTCAGCTTCTTCTGCTGCGGCGCAGGCAGCCTGCTACTACTCCTCGGCCTGCTGTGGTCCATCAAGGTCAGCACCCGGGGGCCTCCCCGATGGGACCCGTATCACCTCTCCAGGGACCTGTACTATCTCACTGTGGAGCCCTCGGAGAAGGAGAGCTACAG GGTCCCAAAGGTGGCTGCCGTCCCCACCTACGAGGAGGCCGTGTGCTGCCCGCTGGCTGCAGGACCCCCAACACCACCTGCGCAGCCCGTGGAGGAAGGCCTGGAGGACAGAGCCTCGGGGGATGCCCTGCTGGGGGCCCAGTGCCCCCCGCCGCCCAGCTACGAGAGCATCGTTGGTGCCGGTCAAGGCATCTGTGGACAAACAGTGCCTGGCCCCGGGTGCTCCTGCCCCGGCCCGGCTCAGGCCGCCGTGGGGGAAACTTGA
- the TMEM61 gene encoding transmembrane protein 61 isoform X1: MACSEMCDVSRAASTLRYCMTVSGTVLLVAGTLCFAWWSEGDAGTQPGQPAAPTGHPMPEAPNPLLRSVSFFCCGAGSLLLLLGLLWSIKVSTRGPPRWDPYHLSRDLYYLTVEPSEKESYRVPKVAAVPTYEEAVCCPLAAGPPTPPAQPVEEGLEDRASGDALLGAQCPPPPSYESIVGAGQGICGQTVPGPGCSCPGPAQAAVGET, translated from the exons ATGGCTTGCTCCGAG ATGTGTGATGTGAGCCGAGCAGCCTCCACACTCCGCTACTGCATGACAGTCAGCGGCACGGTGCTTCTGGTAGCTGGGACCCTCTGCTTTGCTTGGTGGAGTGAAGGAGATGCAGGTACTCAGCCTGGCCAGCCAGCTGCACCCACTGGGCACCCCATGCCCGAGgcccccaaccccctgctcagGTCGGTCAGCTTCTTCTGCTGCGGCGCAGGCAGCCTGCTACTACTCCTCGGCCTGCTGTGGTCCATCAAGGTCAGCACCCGGGGGCCTCCCCGATGGGACCCGTATCACCTCTCCAGGGACCTGTACTATCTCACTGTGGAGCCCTCGGAGAAGGAGAGCTACAG GGTCCCAAAGGTGGCTGCCGTCCCCACCTACGAGGAGGCCGTGTGCTGCCCGCTGGCTGCAGGACCCCCAACACCACCTGCGCAGCCCGTGGAGGAAGGCCTGGAGGACAGAGCCTCGGGGGATGCCCTGCTGGGGGCCCAGTGCCCCCCGCCGCCCAGCTACGAGAGCATCGTTGGTGCCGGTCAAGGCATCTGTGGACAAACAGTGCCTGGCCCCGGGTGCTCCTGCCCCGGCCCGGCTCAGGCCGCCGTGGGGGAAACTTGA